The Lycium ferocissimum isolate CSIRO_LF1 chromosome 10, AGI_CSIRO_Lferr_CH_V1, whole genome shotgun sequence genome window below encodes:
- the LOC132035147 gene encoding berberine bridge enzyme-like 18: MEISNTLAFLLLLSLFLFSSCIASVKSSRDDFLECLSHQIKNSSSISQFIYTLENSSYSTILKSYEGNPRISLDVKPFVIFTPFDESQIQIVVHCSKIHALQIRIRSGGHDYEGLSFVSDTPFVIVDLRNLRKISIDTINKTAWIQAGANLGELYHSIATKSRTLSFVAGSCPTVGVGGHFSGGGYSMMSRKYGIAADYIIDAKIIDVKGRILDRNSMGEDLFWAIRGGGGTSFGIIVSWKVKLLDVPDKVTAFNVTLSLEQNATQLIYKWQHIAHKVDNNLLIRIFITTYGKSFFQVSFTAMFVGQIKELLHEMRKIFPELGVSKEDCVEMSWIESILFFAHFPGSESPDVLLNRTANTDPLSYSKSKSDYVQQVISMNGLKSIWKLIQEEETTVQLQFSPWGGKFNDYSESETPFPHRAGNIFMIHYQVIWEELASSQRYIAWTQKLYRYMSRYVSKSPRAAYINYRDLDLGVNNKGITNYAQASIWGMKYFKNNFKRLVQVKTKVDPANFFRNEQSIPPLSREKLSAIIFKPTTNVF, from the coding sequence ATGGAGATTTCTAACACATTAGCAttccttctccttctttcactattccttttttcttcatgtattgCTTCAGTAAAAAGTAGTCGTGATGATTTTCTTGAATGCCTTTCTCATCAAATAAAGAACTCAAGCTCAATATCCCAATTCATTTACACCCTGGAGAACTCATCATATTCTACCATTTTGAAATCCTACGAAGGAAATCCAAGGATATCGTTAGATGTCAAACCATTCGTCATTTTCACTCCTTTTGATGAATCTCAGATCCAAATAGTTGTACATTGCTCAAAGATACATGCCTTACAGATCAGAATACGCAGTGGTGGACACGACTATGAAGGCCTTTCGTTCGTTTCTGACACTCCTTTTGTCATCGTTGATCTTCGAAACCTAAGAAAAATCTCCATTGACACAATAAACAAGACTGCTTGGATCCAAGCTGGTGCGAACCTAGGAGAACTTTACCATAGCATTGCAACGAAAAGTAGGACTCTGTCTTTTGTCGCGGGGTCCTGCCCTACAGTTGGTGTTGGAGGACACTTTAGTGGCGGAGGCTATAGCATGATGTCTCGAAAGTATGGCATAGCTGCTGATTACATCATTGATGCTAAAATAATTGATGTAAAAGGAAGAATTTTAGATCGAAATTCCATGGGAGAAGACCTATTTTGGGCTATTCGAGGAGGTGGAGGAACTAGCTTTGGTATCATTGTCTCGTGGAAGGTGAAGCTACTTGATGTTCCTGACAAGGTGACTGCTTTCAATGTAACACTATCTCTAGAACAAAATGCAACTCAACTAATCTACAAATGGCAACATATTGCTCACAAGGTTGATAACAATCTTCTCATTAGAATCTTCATAACAACATATGGGAAGAGCTTTTTTCAAGTCTCCTTTACAGCGATGTTTGTCGGACAAATCAAAGAACTCCTTCACGAAATGAGAAAGATTTTCCCTGAATTAGGGGTGTCAAAAGAAGATTGTGTTGAGATGAGTTGGATAGAATCTATTCTCTTCTTTGCTCATTTCCCAGGAAGTGAGTCACCTGATGTTTTACTAAACAGGACTGCCAATACTGATCCATTATCTTATAGTAAATCAAAGTCAGATTATGTCCAGCAGGTTATCTCCATGAATGGTCTAAAAAGTATATGGAAACTAATTCAAGAGGAAGAAACTACGGTTCAACTGCAATTCAGCCCTTGGGGAGGAAAGTTTAACGATTACTCAGAATCCGAAACTCCCTTCCCCCATAGAGCTGGGAACATATTCATGATCCACTATCAGGTGATTTGGGAAGAATTGGCAAGTTCTCAGAGATATATAGCTTGGACTCAGAAACTTTACCGATACATGTCTAGGTATGTTTCTAAGTCTCCAAGAGCGGCATATATCAACTATAGGGATCTTGATTTGGGAGTGAACAACAAAGGGATTACAAACTATGCACAAGCAAGCATTTGGGGAATGAAATACTTCAAGAACAACTTCAAAAGATTGGTACAAGTAAAGACCAAAGTTGATCCAGCAAATTTCTTCAGGAATGAACAAAGTATTCCTCCTTTATCTAGAGAGAAGCTTAGCGCGATAATATTCAAGCCTACAACAAAtgttttctaa